In a genomic window of Bradyrhizobium sp. LLZ17:
- a CDS encoding MATE family efflux transporter, with product MSVEDVAASPLSVAQPLARAAAPVRSATPAAQGPSDRTRAALLTAPILPTLLKLALPTVTVLVAQTAVNIAEAYYVGYLGTDALAGAALVFPIFMLMAMMSNGGFGSGVASSVARAIGAGRREDAEAALFHAVVLAIIAGGLFTLGAVLGGPALFRTLGGRGGALSAAITYSNYLFAGAIPVWIVNLQAAALRGSGNVKVPALVTLIGAIVTIPVSPLLIFGYGPVPSLGIGGAGIAFGLYYGAAMLFLLRYMSTGASGLTLRIVRLRARVFADMLKVGIPTALNAVLSNLTVILVTGAVGLFGTSALAGYGIASRLDYIMIPLLFGISTATLTMVGVNMGAGQTARAQKIGWVSGVAGMIMTGTIGLLVAIFPTAWLNLFTHDAEVVNEGMTYLRIVAPAYAALGFGFVTSFAAQGTGRAMGPLVGAFARVLIAAGGGWIVVAGFGAGMTGLATMVTLSFVAYAGICVMMMLSPSTWRADQRASRGS from the coding sequence ATGTCAGTCGAGGACGTCGCTGCATCGCCATTGTCCGTCGCGCAGCCCCTCGCGCGCGCGGCAGCTCCGGTTCGGTCCGCCACGCCGGCGGCTCAAGGCCCAAGCGACCGGACGCGCGCCGCGCTGCTGACGGCGCCGATCCTGCCGACGCTGCTCAAGCTGGCGCTGCCGACAGTGACCGTCCTGGTGGCGCAGACCGCGGTCAACATCGCGGAAGCCTATTATGTCGGCTATCTCGGCACGGATGCGCTGGCCGGTGCCGCACTGGTGTTCCCGATCTTCATGCTGATGGCGATGATGTCGAATGGCGGGTTCGGCAGTGGCGTCGCCTCGTCGGTGGCGCGCGCGATCGGCGCCGGCCGCCGCGAGGATGCGGAGGCGGCACTGTTCCACGCCGTCGTGCTGGCGATCATCGCGGGCGGGCTCTTTACGCTGGGGGCAGTGCTCGGTGGCCCGGCGCTTTTCCGCACCCTCGGCGGCCGTGGCGGGGCGCTCAGCGCCGCCATCACCTATTCCAACTATCTGTTCGCCGGTGCGATTCCGGTCTGGATCGTCAATCTCCAGGCGGCCGCATTGCGGGGCTCCGGCAACGTCAAGGTGCCCGCGCTGGTGACCCTGATCGGGGCGATTGTGACCATCCCGGTCTCGCCGCTTTTGATTTTCGGCTATGGGCCGGTCCCAAGCCTCGGCATCGGCGGCGCCGGCATCGCCTTCGGCCTCTATTACGGCGCGGCGATGCTGTTCCTGCTGCGCTACATGTCCACGGGAGCGTCCGGCCTGACGCTGCGCATCGTGCGGTTGCGTGCGAGAGTTTTCGCCGACATGCTGAAGGTCGGCATCCCCACCGCGCTCAACGCGGTGCTGAGCAATCTCACCGTCATTCTCGTCACCGGCGCGGTCGGCCTGTTTGGGACCTCAGCGCTTGCAGGTTACGGCATCGCCTCGCGGCTCGACTATATCATGATCCCGCTGCTGTTCGGCATCAGCACGGCGACGTTGACCATGGTCGGCGTCAACATGGGCGCAGGCCAAACGGCGCGTGCGCAAAAGATCGGTTGGGTCAGCGGCGTCGCCGGCATGATCATGACGGGCACGATCGGCCTCCTGGTCGCGATCTTCCCGACCGCCTGGCTCAATCTGTTCACCCACGACGCAGAGGTCGTGAACGAGGGCATGACGTACCTGCGCATCGTGGCACCGGCCTATGCCGCGCTCGGCTTTGGTTTCGTCACGTCCTTCGCCGCGCAGGGCACCGGCCGCGCAATGGGTCCGCTGGTTGGCGCGTTCGCGCGGGTCCTGATTGCGGCCGGCGGCGGCTGGATTGTGGTCGCGGGCTTTGGCGCGGGAATGACCGGCCTCGCCACCATGGTCACGCTGTCATTCGTTGCCTACGCCGGGATCTGCGTGATGATGATGCTGTCGCCATCGACCTGGCGCGCCGATCAACGCGCCTCGCGCGGGTCGTGA
- a CDS encoding MetQ/NlpA family ABC transporter substrate-binding protein: protein MSFRSALILSTVLAAWSAVASAETIKIGVTPGPHAQILEAVKPVAAKQGLDIQLIEFSDYVVPNAALDAGDIQANSFQNQPYLDNQKADRGYKIESVGLTVNFPIGVYSKKHKAFADIPDGGKVSIPNDPTNGGRVLLLLRDKGVIKLKDGVGFKPTVLDISENPKKLKFIEVDAAQAPRALDDVDAAAINTNYATQAGLDPVKDPILREDPKGPYVNLIAVRTADKDKPWVKILVDSYHTPEVKEFVLTKFKGAVLPSW from the coding sequence ATGTCGTTTCGTTCCGCCCTGATCCTCTCAACCGTGCTCGCCGCATGGTCGGCTGTAGCTTCAGCCGAGACCATCAAGATCGGCGTGACACCGGGGCCGCATGCGCAGATCCTGGAGGCTGTGAAGCCGGTCGCCGCCAAGCAGGGTCTCGATATCCAGCTCATCGAGTTTTCCGACTATGTGGTGCCGAACGCGGCACTCGATGCCGGCGATATCCAGGCCAATTCATTCCAGAACCAGCCCTATCTCGACAACCAGAAGGCTGACCGCGGCTACAAGATCGAGTCCGTCGGCCTGACGGTGAATTTTCCGATCGGCGTCTACTCGAAGAAGCACAAAGCTTTCGCCGACATTCCCGACGGCGGCAAGGTCTCGATCCCCAACGACCCGACCAATGGTGGCCGCGTGCTGCTGCTCCTGCGCGACAAGGGCGTGATCAAGCTGAAGGACGGTGTCGGCTTCAAGCCGACGGTGCTGGACATCAGCGAGAATCCCAAGAAGCTGAAGTTCATCGAGGTCGACGCCGCGCAGGCGCCGCGCGCGCTCGATGACGTCGATGCCGCCGCGATCAATACCAACTATGCGACGCAGGCCGGACTCGATCCCGTGAAGGACCCGATCCTGCGCGAGGATCCGAAGGGCCCCTATGTCAATTTGATCGCGGTGCGCACCGCGGACAAGGACAAGCCCTGGGTCAAGATCCTGGTCGACAGCTATCACACGCCCGAGGTGAAGGAGTTCGTCCTGACCAAGTTCAAGGGCGCGGTGCTGCCAAGCTGGTAG
- a CDS encoding putative FMN-dependent luciferase-like monooxygenase: MKRFAKLKRLGFFTRLLDEAPPAERYRFAAEQIVRAEKAGLDSAWIAQHHFHEREGGLPSPFTFLGYVAAQTSRIRLGTGIVTLPLESAVRVAEDAAVLDLLCDGRFELGVGTGGNPSAFAAFGLDSAQRNEIFARNLEVVRTALAGKPLTGGDTLYPQRPQLDGRIWQATFSVAGGARAGKAGDGLLLSRTQPRTKDAPNATLADIQNPVIDAYLAALPPGREPRIMASRTIFVADDRREAMRLADLGLRRALPQFMKSGHLAPGETLEEMITAFDTHVGAADDVIASLRADATLERVTDLVFQAHSVDPPHPYILRSIELVADKVAPALGWTRTASDVALAG, from the coding sequence ATGAAACGCTTTGCAAAATTGAAAAGACTGGGGTTCTTCACGCGGCTGCTCGACGAGGCGCCGCCGGCCGAGCGCTATCGCTTTGCGGCCGAGCAGATCGTGCGTGCCGAGAAGGCGGGCCTGGATTCGGCGTGGATCGCCCAGCATCATTTTCACGAGCGCGAAGGCGGACTGCCGTCGCCCTTCACGTTCCTCGGCTATGTCGCCGCGCAAACCTCGCGCATCCGCCTCGGCACCGGCATCGTTACCCTGCCGTTGGAAAGTGCGGTGCGTGTGGCGGAAGACGCCGCGGTCCTCGATCTGCTTTGTGATGGCCGGTTCGAGCTCGGCGTCGGCACCGGCGGCAACCCGTCCGCTTTCGCGGCCTTCGGCCTCGACAGCGCCCAGCGCAACGAGATCTTTGCGCGCAATCTGGAGGTCGTGCGGACCGCGCTTGCCGGTAAGCCGCTCACCGGCGGCGACACGCTCTATCCGCAGCGGCCGCAACTGGACGGCCGGATCTGGCAGGCGACGTTCTCGGTGGCGGGCGGTGCGCGTGCCGGCAAGGCCGGCGACGGCCTGCTGCTGTCGCGCACCCAGCCGCGGACCAAGGATGCGCCGAATGCCACGCTCGCCGACATCCAAAACCCGGTCATCGATGCTTATCTGGCAGCGCTGCCGCCGGGCCGCGAGCCCCGCATCATGGCCTCGCGCACCATCTTTGTTGCCGACGACCGCCGCGAGGCGATGCGGCTCGCGGACCTTGGATTGCGGCGTGCGCTGCCGCAGTTCATGAAGAGCGGTCACCTTGCTCCGGGCGAGACGCTGGAGGAGATGATCACGGCCTTCGACACCCATGTCGGAGCGGCCGATGATGTCATCGCCTCACTGCGTGCCGACGCGACCTTGGAGCGGGTGACCGATCTGGTCTTCCAGGCCCACTCGGTCGATCCGCCGCATCCCTATATCCTGCGCTCGATCGAATTGGTCGCGGACAAGGTCGCGCCGGCGCTGGGCTGGACCAGGACGGCGTCCGATGTGGCGCTCGCGGGCTAG
- a CDS encoding CMD domain protein, producing MSTKDIIDTLAGIEPGSSLDAIRAKRVQARDNAQKSYLALFEPIDAGDFSHAERAVVALFVAGLHGESPVTAFYRAKLAASANGAALVEAIEAEIAHGKTSGPYGAYPAGPLSAEDTTGLNYRVRAERRPLLGARLVAALEHAHLLVFRPRDAASADMKALLAAGWSNSGIVTLSQLVAFLSFQVRVVSGLRTLAAANAYEKAAS from the coding sequence ATGAGTACCAAGGATATCATCGACACGCTCGCCGGGATCGAACCGGGCTCGAGCCTGGATGCCATCCGGGCGAAACGCGTGCAGGCGCGCGACAATGCGCAGAAGAGCTATCTCGCTCTGTTCGAGCCGATTGACGCCGGCGACTTCTCGCACGCGGAACGCGCGGTGGTTGCGCTCTTCGTCGCGGGTCTTCATGGCGAATCGCCGGTGACCGCCTTCTATCGGGCGAAGCTTGCGGCGAGCGCGAATGGCGCGGCTCTGGTCGAGGCGATCGAGGCCGAGATCGCGCATGGCAAGACGTCTGGACCATACGGCGCCTATCCGGCCGGACCTTTGTCGGCGGAGGACACGACCGGCTTGAACTATCGCGTGAGGGCAGAGCGCAGGCCGTTGCTTGGCGCAAGGCTCGTCGCGGCGCTCGAACATGCGCATCTCCTGGTGTTCCGGCCGCGCGACGCGGCATCGGCGGATATGAAGGCGCTGCTTGCCGCCGGCTGGTCGAACAGCGGCATCGTCACACTGTCCCAGCTCGTCGCGTTCCTGTCGTTTCAGGTGCGGGTCGTCAGCGGTTTGCGCACGCTTGCCGCGGCCAATGCGTATGAGAAGGCTGCATCATGA
- a CDS encoding alkylhydroperoxidase domain protein: MSTINPPVVFTQDELGWVSWIDPLPEAELTERHFAGLVDRSRAKSEYFRLLVRDPEVLEARTKTDKDIFYNVADGLPRAERELAAAATSRYNGCIYCASVHARFASTYSKRRDDVQRLLDEGVGADLGERWNAVVKASVALASTPIAFGPDNIEELRRIGLDDAEIVDVINSASFFNWANRLMLSLGEPTK, translated from the coding sequence ATGAGCACCATCAATCCGCCCGTCGTCTTCACCCAGGACGAACTTGGCTGGGTGTCCTGGATCGACCCGCTGCCTGAGGCTGAGCTGACTGAGCGGCATTTCGCCGGCCTGGTCGATCGATCCCGTGCCAAATCGGAATATTTCCGGCTGCTCGTGCGTGATCCCGAGGTGCTGGAAGCCCGCACCAAGACCGACAAGGACATCTTCTACAACGTCGCCGACGGCCTGCCGCGCGCCGAGCGCGAGCTCGCGGCGGCCGCGACCTCGCGCTACAATGGCTGCATCTACTGCGCCTCGGTGCATGCGCGATTTGCCAGTACCTATTCCAAGCGCCGCGACGACGTGCAACGCTTGCTCGACGAAGGCGTTGGTGCCGATCTCGGCGAACGCTGGAACGCCGTCGTCAAGGCCTCGGTTGCGCTGGCCTCGACGCCGATCGCGTTCGGCCCCGACAACATCGAGGAATTGCGCCGCATTGGCCTCGACGATGCCGAGATCGTCGACGTCATCAACAGCGCGTCGTTCTTCAACTGGGCGAACAGATTGATGCTGTCGCTCGGTGAGCCGACAAAATAG
- a CDS encoding ABC transporter substrate-binding protein, whose protein sequence is MSNINRRTLIKSSLAAVLAGTALSRAAVADSSEPILLGVSGPLTGPNAQYGTQWKQGFDLALDEILAAGGINGRKLAYSFEDSQSDPRQSVAIAQKFVSDPRIVMELGDFSSPASMAASPIYQRAGLVQFGFTNSHPDFTKGGDYMWSTSVSQADEQPLLAKYAVKGLGLTKLAVLHLNTDWGRTSRDYFVKAAKEYGAEIAVTEGYIAEERDFRSTLVRVRDANPDGLILISYYSDGALIARQARQVGLKQTMCAASSVYSPKFLELGGDAVEDVHVGTRYFPEDPRPEVQKFIAGFKKKYNGLEPDAFNAYAYDAMNMAAAVVKIGGTDRRAIRDAFAKVKDVSSVIFGTATFDVESRRVKGAMNAELVVRKGQFALWDGKPT, encoded by the coding sequence ATGAGCAACATCAATCGCCGAACCCTGATCAAGAGCTCGCTTGCCGCCGTGCTGGCGGGAACAGCACTGTCGCGCGCCGCTGTCGCAGATAGCTCCGAGCCGATCCTGCTCGGCGTCAGCGGTCCGCTGACCGGGCCGAATGCGCAATATGGCACGCAGTGGAAGCAGGGCTTCGACCTCGCGCTCGACGAGATCCTCGCGGCCGGCGGCATCAACGGCCGCAAGCTCGCCTACAGCTTCGAGGATAGCCAGAGCGATCCGCGGCAGTCGGTGGCGATCGCCCAGAAATTCGTCTCCGATCCCAGGATCGTCATGGAGCTTGGCGACTTCTCCAGCCCGGCATCCATGGCGGCGTCACCGATCTATCAACGGGCGGGTCTGGTGCAGTTCGGGTTCACCAATTCGCATCCCGATTTCACCAAGGGCGGCGACTACATGTGGAGCACCTCGGTCAGCCAAGCCGACGAGCAGCCGCTGCTGGCGAAATATGCCGTGAAGGGCCTCGGCCTCACGAAGCTCGCGGTGCTGCACCTCAATACGGATTGGGGCCGCACCAGCCGCGACTATTTCGTCAAGGCGGCCAAGGAATACGGGGCCGAGATCGCCGTCACCGAAGGCTACATTGCGGAGGAGCGGGACTTCCGCTCCACGCTGGTCCGAGTCCGCGACGCCAACCCGGACGGGCTCATCCTGATCTCCTATTATTCCGACGGCGCGCTGATCGCGCGGCAGGCCCGCCAGGTCGGGCTGAAGCAGACGATGTGTGCGGCGAGTTCGGTCTACTCGCCGAAGTTTCTGGAGCTCGGCGGCGACGCCGTCGAAGACGTCCATGTCGGCACGCGCTATTTCCCGGAAGATCCGCGGCCCGAGGTGCAGAAATTCATCGCGGGCTTCAAGAAGAAGTACAACGGGCTCGAGCCCGACGCCTTCAATGCCTATGCCTATGACGCGATGAACATGGCGGCTGCCGTGGTGAAGATCGGCGGCACTGACCGCCGCGCCATCCGTGACGCCTTCGCCAAGGTCAAGGACGTCTCTAGCGTCATCTTCGGCACCGCGACGTTCGACGTCGAGAGCCGCCGCGTCAAGGGCGCGATGAATGCTGAGCTCGTCGTGCGCAAAGGGCAGTTCGCGCTTTGGGACGGCAAGCCGACTTGA